Proteins from a single region of Oryza brachyantha chromosome 6, ObraRS2, whole genome shotgun sequence:
- the LOC102702477 gene encoding expansin-A16 isoform X1: MSSVLLLFLLLLSWVNLGGCIRLGNGGYEEWRMGSATYVKESLGHPLNDGGGACGYGDLDIFRYGRYTAGVSGALFGRGSACGGCYEVRCVNHVLWCLRGSPTVVVTATDFCAPNLGLSDDYGGWCNFPKEHFEMSEAAFLRVAKAKADIVPVQFRRVSCDRAGGMRFTITGGTSFLQVLITNVAADGEVAAVKVKGSRTGWIPMGRNWGQNWQCDADLRGQPLSFEVAGGRGTTVTAYSVAPPDWMFAQTFEGKQLVE, translated from the exons ATGAGCTCTGTCCTGCTActcttcttgctgctgctctctTGGGTGAACTTGGGTGGCTGCATAAGGCTTGGCAATGGCGGATACGAGGAGTGGAGGATGGGCTCGGCGACTTACGTCAAGGAGTCCCTGGGGCACCCACTTAACGATG GTGGTGGAGCATGTGGGTACGGGGACCTGGACATCTTCAGGTACGGGAGGTACACGGCGGGCGTGAGCGGGGCGCTGTTCGGGCGCGGCAGCGCGTGCGGCGGGTGCTACGAGGTCCGGTGCGTGAACCACGTGCTGTGGTGCCTGCGCGGCAGCCcgacggtggtggtgacggCGACCGACTTCTGCGCCCCCAACCTGGGCCTCTCCGACGACTACGGCGGCTGGTGCAACTTCCCCAAGGAGCACTTCGAGATGTCGGAGGCCGCCTTCCTCCGCGTCGCCAAGGCCAAGGCCGACATTGTTCCGGTGCAGTTCCGGAG GGTGAGCTGTGACAGGGCCGGGGGGATGCGGTTCACGATCACCGGCGGCACCAGCTTCCTGCAGGTGCTGATCACGAAcgtggcggcggacggcgaggtggcggcggtgaaggTGAAGGGATCGAGGACCGGGTGGATACCGATGGGGAGGAACTGGGGCCAGAACTGGCAGTGCGACGCCGACCTCCGCGGCCAGCCGCTGTCGTTCGAGgtcgccggcgggagggggaCCACGGTCACCGCCTACAGCGTAGCGCCGCCGGACTGGATGTTCGCGCAGACGTTCGAGGGCAAGCAGCTTGTCGAGTAG
- the LOC102702477 gene encoding expansin-A16 isoform X2 has protein sequence MQCNGCLKSEPAIILLSNYQPGGGACGYGDLDIFRYGRYTAGVSGALFGRGSACGGCYEVRCVNHVLWCLRGSPTVVVTATDFCAPNLGLSDDYGGWCNFPKEHFEMSEAAFLRVAKAKADIVPVQFRRVSCDRAGGMRFTITGGTSFLQVLITNVAADGEVAAVKVKGSRTGWIPMGRNWGQNWQCDADLRGQPLSFEVAGGRGTTVTAYSVAPPDWMFAQTFEGKQLVE, from the exons ATGCAATGCAATGGTTGTCTGAAATCTGAACCTGCGATTATCCTTTTGTCAAACTATCAACCTG GTGGTGGAGCATGTGGGTACGGGGACCTGGACATCTTCAGGTACGGGAGGTACACGGCGGGCGTGAGCGGGGCGCTGTTCGGGCGCGGCAGCGCGTGCGGCGGGTGCTACGAGGTCCGGTGCGTGAACCACGTGCTGTGGTGCCTGCGCGGCAGCCcgacggtggtggtgacggCGACCGACTTCTGCGCCCCCAACCTGGGCCTCTCCGACGACTACGGCGGCTGGTGCAACTTCCCCAAGGAGCACTTCGAGATGTCGGAGGCCGCCTTCCTCCGCGTCGCCAAGGCCAAGGCCGACATTGTTCCGGTGCAGTTCCGGAG GGTGAGCTGTGACAGGGCCGGGGGGATGCGGTTCACGATCACCGGCGGCACCAGCTTCCTGCAGGTGCTGATCACGAAcgtggcggcggacggcgaggtggcggcggtgaaggTGAAGGGATCGAGGACCGGGTGGATACCGATGGGGAGGAACTGGGGCCAGAACTGGCAGTGCGACGCCGACCTCCGCGGCCAGCCGCTGTCGTTCGAGgtcgccggcgggagggggaCCACGGTCACCGCCTACAGCGTAGCGCCGCCGGACTGGATGTTCGCGCAGACGTTCGAGGGCAAGCAGCTTGTCGAGTAG